In Gymnogyps californianus isolate 813 chromosome 6, ASM1813914v2, whole genome shotgun sequence, a single window of DNA contains:
- the PRLHR gene encoding LOW QUALITY PROTEIN: prolactin-releasing peptide receptor (The sequence of the model RefSeq protein was modified relative to this genomic sequence to represent the inferred CDS: deleted 3 bases in 2 codons; substituted 2 bases at 2 genomic stop codons), which yields MYWLLVAEVKKTHLKLRSWSQKWLKWRRVKGELGQXELLKAASQGLQLCLCFYGCLFTIHVVTAGQPVIHSLSTLIEQEXCSGNYFTQLTANDKRREMMNSDNLTSQSFLSAIHSNASNLFSGLQFVQTFKPLIIPCYSLVVFIGVIGNYLLIYVICKTKKMHNVTNFLVGNLAFSDMLMCATCVPLTLAYAFEPRGWVYGRFMCYFVFLMQPVTVFVSVFTLTVIAVDRYYAMVYPFRRRLTIPICAYILAAIWLLSCTLAAPALVHTYHAEFPELDFSICEEFWFHMKRDRLAYAYSTLIITYVLPLAVISLSYLRISVKLKNRVVPGNVTQGQAEWDRARRRKTFRLLVLVVAAFGVCWLPLHIFNMIKDIDISLIDKQYFNFIQLLCHWFAMMSACTNAFLYAWLHDSFRGELKKMFAWRKKKIRPTTNCIMASVVL from the exons ATGTACTGGTTACTGGTTGCAGAGgtgaagaaaacacatttaaag CTGAGATCCTGGTCCCAGAAGTGGTTGAAATGGAGGAGAGTTAAGGGAGAATTAGGGCAATAG gAATTGCTGAAAGCTGCCTCTCAAGGATTACaactttgcctt tgcttttacGGATGCTTGTTTACTATCCATGTGGTAACCGCTGGACAGCCAGTAATCCATTCATTATCCACACTGATTGAG CAGGAGTAGTGCAGTGGTAACTACTTCACTCAGCTGACGGCAAACGACAAAAGGAGGGAAATGATGAATTCGGACAATTTAACCTCCCAAAGCTTCCTCTCTGCGATTCACAGCAATGCGAGCAATTTATTCTCAGGGCTCCAGTTTGTTCAGACCTTCAAGCCACTCATCATCCCCTGCTACTCACTAGTGGTTTTTATTGGTGTCATTGGGAATTACCTTCTCATTTATGTTATttgtaagacaaaaaaaatgcacaatgTCACCAACTTTCTGGTAGGCAATCTGGCTTTCTCCGACATGCTCATGTGTGCAACCTGTGTACCCCTGACACTCGCGTATGCCTTTGAGCCCAGAGGATGGGTGTATGGGCGTTTCATGTGctactttgttttcctgatgCAACCCGTCACTGTGTTTGTGTCTGTCTTTACCTTGACTGTCATAGCTGTGGATAGGTATTACGCCATGGTGTACCCGTTCCGCAGGAGGCTCACCATCCCTATTTGTGCTTATATCCTGGCTGCTATTTGGCTGCTGAGCTGTACCTTGGCTGCCCCAGCCTTGGTCCACACTTACCACGCAGAGTTCCCAGAACTGGACTTCTCCATCTGCGAGGAGTTTTGGTTCCACATGAAAAGAGATCGCTTAGCTTATGCCTACAGCACTCTCATCATCACCTATGTACTGCCTTTGGCTGTCATCTCCCTGTCCTACCTGAGAATCTCAGTCAAGCTGAAAAACCGTGTGGTGCCAGGCAACGTCACCCAGGGCCAAGCTGAGTGGGACCgagcaaggaggagaaagactTTTCGCTTGCTAGTCTTAGTGGTGGCAGCCTTTGGAGTCTGTTGGCTGCCTCTGCACATCTTCAACATGATAAAGGACATAGACATCAGCTTGATTGACAAGCAGTACTTCAATTTCATCCAGCTGCTGTGCCACTGGTTTGCAATGATGTCTGCTTGTACCAATGCCTTCCTCTATGCCTGGCTCCATGACAGCTTCAGGGGggagctgaagaaaatgtttgcctggagaaagaagaaaattagacCCACTACAAATTGCATTATGGCCAGTGTGGTGCTGTAA